One part of the Aurantibacillus circumpalustris genome encodes these proteins:
- a CDS encoding carboxypeptidase-like regulatory domain-containing protein, with translation MTALFTHLKRVAIKKPSLLLLLVVAVQFSVEAQNKILVSGSVVDATTNDPLSFATVSLKKQLIGIVTNEVGRFDLYVSEEMMNDSLMFSNFGYKPQAVALKNVHATLNIRLQQSSVDLKEVVIKPQPPEFYLKLAILRIKNNYANMPFQSEAYYREKVLENKNFIKCNEGVFKTYYPNYLDTVKNQNQLLLFREEKDIHELAFMKKEREEAEAKEKKRVAKQEAKNKKKGKTEPVKAQEPNGVAIDLASSFGGPNEILRQGDITKHPDGFLDTNEFKEYKYTFAKSSTYNNSELMVIDFKSKGKVDHMRQEGSIYIDVASYAIVKVVRSGSIVIPVIIRPVLFLYGIGIENPIFTSVVEFQQVKSKWFPKNLQYNVNLNMTNKHWFSPNEHSDFVIEAVYTVNKMKIENSAPIPLAKRYDPNKDMKTQVHNDDGITWDGINIIKK, from the coding sequence ATGACAGCATTATTTACACATTTAAAAAGAGTAGCTATAAAAAAACCTAGTCTTCTTTTACTGTTAGTAGTTGCAGTACAATTTTCTGTAGAAGCACAAAATAAAATTCTTGTGTCAGGCAGTGTAGTTGACGCAACAACAAACGACCCTTTATCGTTTGCAACCGTGTCGTTAAAAAAACAATTGATAGGCATTGTTACGAATGAAGTTGGTCGTTTCGACCTATATGTGTCTGAAGAGATGATGAACGATTCGTTAATGTTCAGCAATTTTGGTTACAAGCCGCAAGCTGTCGCCCTTAAAAATGTTCATGCTACCTTAAATATACGTTTGCAACAAAGTTCTGTTGATTTGAAAGAAGTGGTAATAAAGCCGCAGCCTCCTGAGTTTTATTTAAAGCTTGCAATTCTGCGCATTAAAAATAATTACGCCAATATGCCTTTTCAGTCAGAAGCCTATTACCGTGAAAAAGTGTTAGAGAACAAAAACTTTATCAAGTGCAACGAAGGTGTTTTTAAAACCTATTACCCAAATTATCTGGATACAGTAAAAAATCAAAATCAGCTTTTGTTATTTAGGGAGGAAAAGGATATACATGAACTTGCATTTATGAAAAAAGAACGAGAGGAAGCTGAAGCAAAAGAAAAAAAACGTGTTGCCAAACAAGAAGCAAAAAATAAAAAGAAAGGGAAAACAGAACCTGTAAAAGCACAGGAACCAAATGGTGTGGCTATTGACTTAGCTTCTTCGTTTGGCGGACCTAACGAGATTTTAAGACAAGGTGACATTACCAAACATCCTGATGGTTTTTTAGATACCAATGAATTTAAAGAGTATAAGTATACGTTTGCCAAATCATCCACATACAACAATAGTGAGTTAATGGTGATTGATTTTAAGAGTAAAGGCAAAGTAGATCACATGCGACAGGAAGGCAGTATTTATATAGATGTGGCCAGCTATGCCATTGTAAAAGTGGTAAGATCGGGTAGCATTGTGATCCCAGTGATTATTCGTCCTGTTTTATTTTTGTATGGTATTGGTATCGAAAACCCAATTTTTACAAGCGTGGTGGAGTTTCAGCAGGTTAAATCAAAATGGTTTCCTAAAAACTTACAGTACAATGTGAATCTTAATATGACGAATAAACACTGGTTTTCACCGAATGAACATTCTGATTTTGTAATTGAAGCAGTGTACACCGTAAATAAAATGAAGATCGAAAACAGTGCGCCAATACCACTTGCTAAGAGGTATGATCCGAATAAAGACATGAAAACGCAGGTGCATAATGACGATGGGATTACCTGGGATGGTATCAATATTATTAAAAAGTAG
- a CDS encoding PAS domain S-box protein has protein sequence MSSLENKIKAISDTSTDHIVLLGKNYEVLYFNEAAKVNLLKHFKEVIQNGDDYLKFVVPSDREIFMKFYIKALNGESTRIDREFKSDVSSIWLRYKIDPVRTKENELLGVVLNASNINQEKEIENSLKETFGKLNAIINNTSESIVLIDSNYKVLFLNNTAKLRLEAFNGKEITINSDFRDFLFQDHVDLFYESFTAALEGKETVTDFCTKTINGTMWLSTRLAPAYTSAGILLGVSIVAKNTNAQKEAELALIKSEEKFRKIIESAPNPILILDQQLTIQGINTETEHLFGYSFNELKGISIEFLIQDDLQKTISQSKKKTNQIGVRNKKGEQMIIEAGLNTVQIDDEKFIYLIIQDLTLRINADQKLKKSNLELEMLNHVNDIILRTKEERRLIEELCKVIVETGGHKLVWICEKPNEINQNQTVIPIYSYGETEYLKDINISLSDEKLSKGPTVECLLHHKTIITNNLSDSGSFTPWKDKAREFGFHSSIALPIRFDENIIGCLCIYSSNSDAFDENAKILLERLANNLSLGINSIRVSKEKENTSYQLKERVKELRTIYLVSQILQDDTQTIPSVLTNIANLIPKGWQFPEICSARIVFDEQEFFDTNFKVSTIKQRANFNLIDGKSGSIEVLYQPAPYVNKTNPFLDEERELLNTLSEMFSIYYNKIVMANNLQIAESQKKIISDAIVKMKEVQEKLLLAKEEAENANKAKSEFLANISHEIRTPLNSVLGFSELLKINNTDTKSKKYIDGILNGGKNLLSLINDILDLSKIEAGQMIIQNSPINLKLLLEEFKQVFSQSAEEKNLGFEIVFLNETIPTHLLIDETRIRQILFNLLGNAFKFTDHGTVSLSVNIFKSDPSSSKVNVVFGIKDTGIGIPMSQQKLIFDAFKQQDGQSNRKYGGTGLGLAITKRLVDMLGGRIQLESSIGEGSLFSVFLNDIDIAIVENEDEVETKAKNVIYNFKGKTILLVEDIELNRDVIKGFLEETQVRVISASNGVEAIEILEKIKPNLVLIDLMMPVMDGYEATKIIKSMDEFSELPVLALTASSVIKQQNEGQILFNEVLSKPISRTKLLHVLSRYLKTSEDVSEIEPGKEQTQEFLTEDQIKFQLKELFIDEWHHIKPIMSIDDIKDFSERLSDFLKDKNSETLNAYALQLRNYSSSFAIKDTYSTFLKFEDLLHIGK, from the coding sequence ATGTCATCTCTTGAAAATAAAATAAAGGCGATTTCCGACACCTCCACCGACCATATTGTGTTGTTAGGAAAGAATTACGAGGTGCTTTATTTTAATGAGGCAGCGAAAGTTAATCTCTTGAAACATTTTAAGGAAGTCATTCAAAACGGAGACGATTATCTCAAATTTGTTGTGCCCAGTGATCGCGAGATCTTTATGAAATTTTATATTAAGGCTCTTAATGGTGAATCGACTCGAATCGATCGCGAATTTAAAAGTGATGTAAGTTCCATTTGGTTGCGGTATAAAATCGATCCTGTAAGAACTAAGGAAAATGAACTATTGGGTGTAGTATTAAATGCATCAAATATTAATCAGGAAAAAGAAATTGAAAATTCTTTAAAAGAAACCTTTGGTAAATTAAATGCCATCATCAACAATACAAGTGAGAGCATAGTTCTAATAGATTCAAATTACAAAGTATTATTTCTAAATAACACAGCAAAACTAAGATTAGAGGCATTTAATGGCAAAGAAATAACTATTAATTCTGATTTTAGGGATTTTTTGTTTCAGGATCACGTTGATCTATTCTACGAATCTTTTACCGCGGCTTTAGAGGGCAAAGAAACTGTCACGGATTTTTGCACCAAAACCATAAATGGTACCATGTGGCTGAGTACAAGATTAGCACCTGCCTATACCTCGGCAGGAATATTGCTTGGAGTTTCTATTGTGGCAAAAAATACTAACGCACAAAAAGAAGCTGAGCTTGCATTAATAAAAAGTGAAGAAAAGTTTAGGAAAATAATTGAATCGGCTCCAAATCCTATTCTTATTTTAGATCAACAACTTACAATTCAGGGTATAAATACCGAAACAGAGCATTTGTTTGGTTATAGTTTTAATGAATTAAAGGGCATATCCATTGAGTTTTTAATTCAAGATGACCTGCAAAAAACGATTAGTCAGTCGAAGAAAAAAACTAACCAGATAGGTGTTCGTAATAAGAAAGGCGAGCAGATGATTATCGAAGCTGGTTTAAATACCGTTCAAATTGATGATGAGAAATTCATTTATCTTATTATACAAGACCTTACGCTTAGAATTAACGCCGATCAAAAATTAAAAAAGTCTAACCTCGAGTTAGAGATGCTGAATCATGTAAATGACATTATTCTGCGCACCAAAGAAGAGAGGCGTTTAATTGAAGAACTATGTAAAGTGATTGTGGAAACCGGTGGACATAAGCTTGTATGGATTTGTGAAAAGCCAAATGAGATCAATCAAAATCAAACTGTTATCCCTATATACAGCTATGGCGAGACTGAATATTTAAAAGACATTAACATTTCTTTAAGCGACGAAAAATTAAGTAAGGGTCCAACGGTTGAATGCCTTCTTCATCATAAAACAATCATCACAAACAACCTTTCAGATTCAGGAAGCTTTACTCCTTGGAAAGATAAGGCAAGGGAATTCGGCTTTCATTCTTCCATAGCGTTACCAATAAGATTTGATGAGAATATAATAGGCTGCTTATGTATCTATTCGTCAAATTCTGATGCATTTGATGAAAACGCAAAGATTTTATTAGAAAGACTTGCTAATAATCTTTCATTAGGTATTAATAGTATTCGGGTAAGTAAAGAAAAAGAGAATACCAGTTATCAATTAAAAGAGCGGGTTAAAGAACTTAGAACTATTTATTTGGTTTCGCAGATACTACAAGACGATACCCAAACCATTCCTTCTGTTTTGACAAATATAGCAAACCTGATTCCGAAGGGATGGCAATTTCCTGAAATATGTTCAGCAAGAATTGTATTTGATGAGCAGGAATTCTTCGACACAAACTTTAAAGTTTCAACTATTAAGCAGAGGGCGAATTTTAATTTGATAGATGGTAAAAGTGGAAGCATTGAAGTTTTGTATCAACCGGCACCTTATGTGAATAAGACCAATCCCTTTTTGGATGAGGAAAGAGAATTACTGAATACCTTGTCAGAAATGTTTTCGATTTATTATAATAAAATTGTGATGGCGAATAACCTTCAAATTGCAGAGAGTCAAAAGAAAATTATTTCCGATGCCATCGTCAAAATGAAAGAAGTTCAGGAGAAACTCCTTCTAGCAAAAGAAGAAGCCGAAAATGCTAATAAAGCAAAAAGCGAATTTCTAGCTAACATCAGCCATGAAATACGTACTCCACTTAATTCAGTACTTGGTTTTTCTGAATTACTTAAGATCAATAACACGGATACTAAATCAAAAAAATACATTGATGGAATTTTAAACGGGGGTAAAAATCTTTTATCACTTATTAATGATATTCTTGACCTGAGCAAAATCGAAGCCGGTCAAATGATCATTCAAAATTCACCAATTAATCTCAAGCTACTTTTGGAAGAATTTAAGCAAGTTTTTTCTCAAAGTGCTGAAGAAAAAAACCTTGGGTTTGAAATTGTTTTTCTCAACGAAACTATTCCAACACATTTACTTATTGATGAAACACGGATTCGACAAATCTTGTTTAATTTGTTGGGAAATGCCTTTAAATTTACCGACCACGGTACAGTTTCACTAAGTGTTAATATTTTTAAGTCTGATCCAAGTTCATCTAAAGTGAATGTGGTTTTTGGAATAAAAGACACAGGTATTGGTATTCCAATGAGTCAGCAAAAATTGATTTTTGATGCATTTAAACAACAAGACGGACAGAGTAACAGGAAATATGGGGGAACGGGTTTAGGACTAGCAATTACCAAACGTTTGGTAGACATGTTGGGCGGACGAATTCAACTTGAAAGTTCTATTGGCGAAGGAAGCCTTTTTTCAGTTTTTTTAAATGACATTGATATTGCAATCGTTGAAAATGAAGATGAAGTTGAAACAAAAGCGAAAAATGTGATCTATAATTTTAAGGGAAAAACCATTTTATTAGTTGAAGACATTGAACTTAATAGGGATGTTATAAAAGGTTTTTTAGAAGAAACTCAGGTTCGGGTGATAAGCGCTAGCAATGGTGTTGAAGCGATTGAAATATTGGAAAAGATAAAACCCAACCTTGTGCTTATCGATTTGATGATGCCTGTGATGGACGGTTATGAAGCTACCAAAATTATCAAATCAATGGATGAATTCAGTGAGTTACCCGTTCTTGCTTTAACGGCATCTTCTGTAATAAAACAACAGAATGAGGGTCAAATTCTTTTCAATGAAGTTTTATCGAAACCAATCAGCAGAACTAAACTTTTACATGTTTTATCGCGCTACCTCAAAACTTCGGAGGATGTATCTGAGATTGAACCTGGGAAAGAACAAACACAAGAATTTTTAACGGAAGATCAAATAAAATTTCAATTAAAGGAATTATTCATTGATGAATGGCATCATATTAAGCCAATCATGAGTATCGACGACATTAAAGATTTTTCAGAACGGCTTTCAGATTTTCTAAAGGATAAGAATTCTGAAACACTAAATGCTTACGCTTTGCAATTACGTAATTATTCAAGTTCTTTTGCCATTAAGGATACTTACAGTACTTTTTTGAAATTTGAGGATCTTTTACACATTGGAAAATAG
- a CDS encoding tetratricopeptide repeat-containing hybrid sensor histidine kinase/response regulator: MVFFLFFGTNLLCQTEQDSLKLVLKQASHDTTRIKIYSRLSDLCHVSEIPKYVNQIIIISSKNYKLYDTTSYLRHFYLNYLASAFNDLAYYNEENNGDFEKAKEYFLKSIAISSSANDLKRLSMTLNNLACLYYLNGQPDSALFYNFKSLKISERINEKKSAATSHNNIALINIWQGKVGKALEHHFLSLKLREELGDKSAISGSLENIGSLYLDQKDYEKALTHFKRSLSLGYEVKNNESISSSLSLIGCTYKKMKQDSLALEYLNKSFKIVEKLGNKRFVAILLNRIGEVYQSKRNFEEANSRYLKSLHISEDLNYKQGVISSLINLSNLYLNANNLNEALKYANYGLNISQELVYPKNIQSFSKVLSNIYEKKKNYKKAFEMLALFKSLSDSDNNEQNRKIISQRDFQYTYQRKAIQDSLKVLESERIFLAEVDANKVKNSAFYLSITLITIFSLFMVNRFIVTRRQKAIIEAQKVEVDKQRELANSRLQIAEMQKNVIVKTINQMKETQKSLVIAKEEAEKANKAKSELLANMSHEIRTPLNSVLGFSELLSAFENNDRTKNYVNGILSSGKNLLALINDILDLSKIEAGQLKIEYSPLNLVQLVEELKQIFAHTAIEKGISFNTDLTGLRIPKFIMLDETRIRQILFNLLGNAFKFTDRGDVSLSIDFTNSRHGNSYDITFVVKDTGIGIPEDQQSLIFEAFRQQDGQSTRKYGGTGLGLSITKRLVDMLNGELLLLSVPEKGSTFIVKLHNIAVADENQISNSPTIDTNIEFNGKTILLAEDLELNRQVITGFLQYSNVNIIIAENGLEVLEKIKSNTPDLILMDLMMPIMDGYETTKKIRQDKKFDHVPIIALSASMISKEEEKAAQLDDSLAKPISKNNLILALAKYLNSSPIKDGNLKKEVRFNLQRTELTELRKQFKKDWEDIRELMSIDEITDFSGKLLAFSRKNESNELLEYATKLNEAALSFQVTETYVIFQKFETFLNADQYN; this comes from the coding sequence TTGGTTTTTTTTTTATTCTTTGGAACGAACCTACTTTGCCAAACTGAACAAGACTCATTAAAGCTTGTTCTTAAACAAGCAAGTCATGATACCACAAGGATAAAAATTTATTCCAGACTCAGTGATCTTTGTCATGTTTCTGAAATCCCAAAATATGTCAATCAAATTATAATAATCAGTTCTAAAAATTATAAATTATACGATACTACTTCCTATTTGAGGCATTTTTATTTGAATTATTTGGCCTCTGCTTTTAACGACCTTGCCTATTATAATGAGGAAAATAACGGTGATTTTGAAAAAGCAAAGGAGTATTTTTTAAAAAGCATTGCTATTAGTTCTTCAGCCAACGATCTGAAAAGATTGTCTATGACGCTTAATAACCTTGCATGTCTTTATTATCTGAATGGCCAGCCTGATTCGGCGTTATTCTACAATTTTAAAAGTTTGAAAATCAGTGAGAGAATTAATGAAAAAAAAAGCGCTGCTACTTCACATAATAATATTGCTCTTATTAATATTTGGCAAGGAAAAGTTGGTAAAGCTTTGGAGCATCATTTTTTGAGTTTAAAATTACGGGAAGAACTTGGTGATAAAAGCGCTATTTCTGGCTCACTTGAAAATATTGGATCTTTGTATTTAGATCAAAAAGATTATGAAAAAGCGCTCACTCATTTTAAGAGAAGTTTGTCGTTGGGCTACGAAGTAAAGAACAACGAAAGCATTTCATCTAGCTTGTCTTTAATTGGATGTACGTATAAAAAGATGAAGCAAGATAGTCTTGCTCTTGAATATTTGAATAAAAGTTTTAAGATTGTCGAAAAATTAGGAAATAAACGATTCGTAGCAATTTTATTAAATCGCATTGGTGAAGTATATCAGTCTAAAAGAAATTTTGAAGAAGCCAATAGTCGCTATTTAAAGAGTTTACATATTAGCGAAGATCTTAATTATAAACAGGGAGTTATATCTTCATTAATTAATTTATCCAACTTATATTTAAACGCCAATAATTTGAATGAAGCACTTAAGTACGCAAATTACGGACTAAACATATCTCAAGAGCTTGTTTACCCGAAAAACATTCAATCTTTCAGTAAGGTGCTAAGTAATATCTATGAGAAAAAGAAAAATTATAAGAAAGCGTTTGAAATGCTAGCTTTATTTAAGAGCCTGAGTGATAGCGATAACAATGAGCAAAATAGAAAGATCATATCTCAAAGAGATTTTCAGTATACCTATCAACGCAAGGCAATTCAAGATAGCTTGAAAGTATTGGAAAGCGAAAGAATATTTCTTGCAGAGGTGGACGCCAATAAAGTAAAAAATTCAGCTTTCTATTTATCTATTACACTCATTACTATCTTTTCGTTATTCATGGTAAATCGTTTCATAGTAACTAGAAGACAAAAAGCAATTATTGAAGCGCAAAAAGTTGAGGTAGATAAACAAAGAGAATTAGCTAATAGCCGTTTACAAATTGCGGAAATGCAAAAAAATGTGATTGTAAAAACGATAAATCAAATGAAAGAAACGCAAAAGAGTTTGGTTATCGCAAAAGAAGAAGCTGAAAAAGCAAACAAAGCCAAAAGTGAACTCTTAGCCAACATGAGTCACGAAATACGCACCCCATTAAATTCGGTACTCGGATTTTCAGAACTTCTAAGCGCTTTTGAAAACAATGATAGAACAAAGAATTATGTAAACGGAATATTAAGCAGTGGAAAAAATCTATTGGCACTCATCAATGATATTCTAGATTTGTCAAAAATAGAAGCGGGTCAATTAAAGATCGAGTACTCACCGCTCAACCTGGTTCAATTAGTTGAGGAGTTAAAACAGATCTTTGCTCATACAGCAATAGAAAAGGGAATTAGTTTCAATACTGATCTTACAGGTTTACGAATCCCGAAATTCATAATGTTGGATGAAACGCGAATCCGACAAATCCTATTCAATCTTTTGGGTAACGCTTTTAAGTTTACCGATAGAGGAGACGTTTCACTTTCAATTGATTTTACAAATTCGCGGCACGGTAATAGCTATGACATTACGTTCGTGGTGAAAGACACTGGCATTGGAATTCCAGAAGATCAACAATCACTTATATTCGAGGCTTTCAGGCAACAGGATGGGCAAAGCACACGTAAATATGGCGGTACAGGCTTGGGGCTTTCCATTACCAAGCGATTGGTAGATATGCTTAATGGCGAGCTATTACTCTTAAGTGTTCCTGAAAAGGGAAGTACCTTTATTGTAAAGCTCCACAATATAGCTGTTGCTGATGAAAATCAAATTTCAAACTCTCCTACGATAGATACTAATATAGAATTTAATGGAAAAACAATTCTATTAGCAGAAGATCTGGAGTTGAACAGGCAGGTTATCACCGGTTTTTTGCAATATTCTAATGTAAATATTATAATTGCCGAAAATGGATTAGAAGTGCTTGAAAAAATAAAAAGTAATACACCAGATCTAATTTTAATGGATTTGATGATGCCGATAATGGACGGCTATGAAACAACCAAGAAAATTCGACAGGATAAAAAATTTGATCACGTGCCTATCATTGCGCTCTCTGCATCAATGATCAGTAAGGAAGAAGAAAAAGCAGCTCAATTAGATGATTCTCTGGCAAAACCAATTTCAAAAAATAATCTCATTTTGGCCTTAGCAAAGTATCTCAATTCTTCTCCGATTAAGGACGGTAATTTAAAAAAAGAAGTTCGTTTTAATTTACAAAGAACGGAGCTCACAGAATTAAGAAAACAATTTAAAAAGGATTGGGAAGATATTAGGGAGTTAATGAGCATAGACGAGATAACAGATTTCTCAGGAAAATTGTTAGCGTTTTCTCGGAAAAATGAATCCAACGAACTTCTTGAGTATGCAACAAAACTTAATGAAGCAGCACTATCTTTTCAGGTTACTGAAACTTATGTTATCTTTCAAAAATTTGAAACTTTTCTTAATGCAGACCAATATAATTAA
- a CDS encoding response regulator: MNRTSSNNQLQKASSKLDILIINSNDKELAGIATFFHQQECHVLVALDACQGIEIAVKKNPYNILIFLNEKVSESFKKCLLNLTHLNSQLFVVDPNGFFPEYTSNSALTKLTYFTSIGSTDLLLKDILEVCKLNPLVKKVPRILVIEDDSLTQMYIREALSDLEAEFSFSNTIHDAKSKLRETSFDLVISDVQLSDGNGIELLNQHQDGLAGSTSFIILSGHSVETLTERYGTFKYHKIFKKPIPTFEFVKSVKEVIFSKKTNDYSIKEDKTYHPQMLYNIFKDNKNKIVSSLADFNHYIDIAIVATEVAITSANFDKLHAAYHDLIALGKFFDAEHLVELLIKFRYESNNSLKNSILPEIKEELGHLHKFYSSYKVENTNLLDRN; this comes from the coding sequence GTGAATAGAACCTCTAGCAATAATCAATTACAAAAAGCGAGCTCCAAACTCGATATACTTATTATTAATAGTAACGATAAGGAACTTGCTGGGATAGCAACCTTTTTTCACCAACAAGAATGCCATGTGTTAGTTGCTTTGGATGCTTGTCAGGGAATTGAGATTGCGGTTAAAAAGAATCCATACAATATTTTGATTTTTTTAAATGAAAAAGTAAGTGAGAGTTTTAAGAAATGTCTTTTAAATCTCACTCATCTTAATAGTCAATTATTCGTTGTTGATCCCAATGGGTTTTTTCCAGAATATACCAGTAATTCGGCTTTAACAAAATTAACTTACTTTACTTCAATTGGTTCAACAGATCTTTTGTTGAAAGATATTTTAGAAGTTTGTAAACTTAATCCGCTGGTAAAGAAAGTTCCTCGAATTTTGGTGATTGAAGATGATTCGCTCACGCAAATGTATATACGTGAAGCCTTATCAGACTTAGAAGCCGAATTTTCGTTTTCAAATACTATTCATGACGCTAAAAGCAAATTAAGAGAAACCTCATTTGACCTTGTAATTAGTGATGTTCAATTAAGTGACGGCAATGGTATTGAGTTGTTAAACCAGCATCAAGATGGATTGGCAGGATCAACATCCTTCATTATTCTTAGCGGCCATTCAGTTGAAACTTTAACAGAGCGTTACGGAACGTTTAAGTACCATAAAATTTTTAAAAAGCCAATTCCAACATTTGAATTTGTGAAGTCTGTTAAAGAGGTTATTTTTTCTAAAAAAACCAACGATTACTCTATAAAGGAGGATAAGACATATCATCCTCAAATGCTTTACAACATTTTTAAAGATAATAAGAATAAGATCGTCTCGTCTTTAGCAGACTTCAATCACTATATTGACATAGCAATCGTAGCAACGGAAGTTGCTATTACTTCCGCAAACTTTGATAAACTTCATGCTGCTTATCATGACTTAATTGCTCTGGGGAAATTTTTTGATGCTGAGCATTTGGTCGAACTGCTTATAAAATTCAGGTACGAATCAAATAACTCCTTAAAAAACTCGATACTTCCAGAAATTAAAGAAGAATTAGGTCACCTGCATAAATTTTACTCAAGTTATAAGGTCGAGAATACTAATCTCTTAGATAGAAATTAA
- a CDS encoding response regulator transcription factor, with amino-acid sequence MIKILIIEDHSLIRDAWKEILSRIDTFQVVGESDDIEDAYKKTVQLKPDIILTDINLGKQNGVDLIKKIVETVAKPKIIVVSMNDEYNFIKKMFRLGIKGYVTKFSPQTDLIDGIRRVYNGENYLCSVITKLLLEISDQSKEETNNLSLRELDVLKLISQGNSNKEIADKLNLGVKTVEAHKTRLYKKLGVKSIAELITYGKSKGYDL; translated from the coding sequence ATGATAAAAATATTAATAATTGAAGACCACAGTCTCATTAGAGACGCATGGAAAGAAATATTATCAAGAATAGATACTTTTCAGGTAGTTGGAGAGTCTGACGATATTGAAGATGCTTATAAAAAAACAGTCCAATTAAAACCGGATATTATTTTGACGGATATTAATTTAGGAAAACAAAACGGGGTAGACTTAATAAAAAAAATTGTAGAAACCGTTGCCAAACCGAAAATTATAGTTGTGTCGATGAATGATGAGTATAATTTTATCAAAAAAATGTTTCGTCTTGGTATAAAAGGCTATGTCACCAAATTTTCTCCTCAGACAGATCTTATTGATGGCATTAGAAGGGTTTATAATGGAGAAAATTATTTGTGTTCAGTTATTACAAAATTACTTTTAGAAATTTCAGATCAATCCAAAGAAGAAACTAATAATCTCTCTTTAAGAGAATTGGATGTCTTGAAGCTTATTTCTCAGGGTAATAGCAACAAAGAGATTGCGGACAAGTTAAACCTCGGGGTAAAAACGGTTGAAGCTCATAAAACTCGGCTCTATAAAAAACTTGGAGTTAAATCTATAGCTGAATTGATCACTTATGGCAAATCAAAAGGCTATGACCTATAA